A window of Watersipora subatra chromosome 10, tzWatSuba1.1, whole genome shotgun sequence genomic DNA:
ATTTAAAGATTCTAAAGTAGGACCAATTGTAAATATGTCCTAAGTCTGATTTGGGTTTTACTAATTGACACCTACATATCTACATTGTATGCCTGCCAATTGTTTACTTTAAAGTTACACGAAGAttctttttaaacagtttattGTCACAGTGAATTGATGCCCTACATACTGTATATTTCATACTTAAAATTTATGATGTTCCATGACCAAAACCTGAGAGATTCACACGACTTTATAATATCGTACCTTCATTAAGTGGCAACAGTTGCCTTAACGCTTTTGGGCAATGGAAGTTTATAGTGCCAATACATAAGCAGCAGGCTAAAAGGAATAAGCTGAAATACGCTAGTTTGAAGCATTTTTCAGTGCAAGATTGCTAGTGTGgtaaaattcattttaaaatagcTGATCACTAAACACCGTTTTTCAATGCAACCATGTCAAATCTAGCTAGTGTTGCCTAGCCCTATAGAGTTTTATTCTGATGTAATAGCTGATCACATAATACAATTTGTAACCGTTAATTCGCCCGGTAAAACTATTGTTGCTTAGTCCTATAGAGTTCTATGTAGAGTTAATTATGACAAGCATAGTTACTTCTGCTTACAATTTATTATCCAGAATTTGAACTTCCAAAGCATATAACTGAGTATTGTAACAATGCCAAATCTGATTGCATCACATCTCATTGGATTGCTCATGATTGTTCAATACTTTGCCATCGGCTGTGTGTTACTAAGTCATTGCATCAGAATTGTGAAATCATTCAAGGGTGTCAAGAATCACACAAACAACTGATATGACGCTATTTATATGTCAATATGAGAGTTACATTGCCTATTGCTGATAGGTGCAGAGTAAAATCTTATTGGCATACTAAAGCACTCTGCTTATGGTATCAAAATATAATTGGATCCTGATTTTGGTATATTAGCTGGAAAGCAAGTAAGAAGTGTTCATTTGAGGTGCAACAGTTTTACAGAAAATAGTAAGCTGTAgcaacaaaaagaaaaacataGTTCGCTTcagaatatattttgttttgcaagaGCGACGAATATGGAGAAGTTGAACGAGAGTGGCAACCCTGCTAGTTTGAAAGTTAAGAAGTCAAAAGTTTGTGAAATACCTAGTGTTTGTTGGTCAGTTTTAATGTTCTGCATTGTTCTCAGCAGCTTTATAGCCTTTGGAATATACATGCTGCAGAGTATGAAATCTACAAAACAGGAAGTGGAATCTTTACAACAAGAATTTGATAGATTTAAACTCGGATCAGACTATTTCAACCAGCAAAAGGTGAGACAAGcttattagtatttttaatgTTGTGAAATGCATTTTTTCTAGCATGCTAATTATCGCAGAATAGAAAAGGTTCgaaatattatatacaagtaTTTCTGAAAAAAACATTCCGTTGAAACTTTAAAGCAATCACTTCATGATGGTTCGATTATTACTTTtactattttgaaaaaaaaaagttttgaactGCTCTATAATGTTCCAAAATGATAGTGCACCTAGACCACTATACACCATAGAAATATATTCAATAGAAGTATTGACCATCGTGGGATAGACTATAAAAGTACAAACCATAGATGCATACATTAGTAATTATCTTGCAGCAGGCTGTAGCAGAATCAAGAGTTAAAAGACAGTCAGGCTCAAGGTGAGTAAAAGTTGTAACAAATTAAGCTCTGATCTGCAAGTAAGTTACAACTAATTTCATCATTTATTACGTTGATACATTCAGTTACACTTTTTCTAACAATcttgattttaaatatttttgatctTAAGTTGCAAGCCATAAGAACGCATAGGTATACATTATTTGATGTTTGAAGGTTTCTTGCTATCTTTGATGACTTTAGTTGTGGTTTACTAAAGACTGACCACTCTATCCACTAAGAAGTACATAAActcttttttatgagatttagcttgtataaagcataaaaatgattaattagCATTTGTTATGTTTAAAGCTCCATCAAATAAAAATTCTGTGAACGAAAAAGTTCATTCAACTTTGCCATTTTTAGAGAAGGTGAATCCGCAAGAATGGAACTGGGAAGACAACCAGGATCCCCAGATCAACCAAGAGCACCCGAACCAACAGGCATACCAGGACGCCACCGAGGGAATTTTGTGTGTGGTCCTCCAGGACCTCGGGGACCGCCAGGACTGCCAGGGCAAGATGGCATGGACGGTACTCCAGGGCAGCCCGGACGAAATGGCATGGATGGTCGTGCAGGACCACCTGGGGAAGATGGAATGATTGGTCTACCTGGACAGCCTGGTGCTCAAGGAATGACTGGTGCTCCAGGTGAGCCTGGATTACCTGGAGCTCCTGGAGTTCCTGGGCCTGATGGTCCACCAGGGCAACCAGGGCTGCCAGGAAGATCGGGTGATTCTGGTTCTTCAAGTAAGTTATTAACCTCTCAGTCAGCTAATGAAAACCTACCTTGTAACTTTGCCTCTatcttgttttactgattatcTTTATCGGTTCTTGCACATTTAGTGGCAAACTTTGACAAAATGATCTACAAATCAGCTCTGAACATAGGTTGCCTTAAAAAAAACCATTTCACTTGTGTTTAATGAGCAGATGCCAACAgcaaaaagtattaaaataaaatattatatactttaACCTGCATACGAAAGAAAGCTGGTCTTGCAGTTGACCTGATTTATTAAATCTCAATCAGGCAATGAAAATGcaaagcaaatttttgtcatAAGCAAAAGCAAAAATGTCTCATGTTTTTGAAGTGCTTTTCAAAACTGACCTAAgcattgtacatacatgtatgtgcctTCAAACCAATTGAACTCTTTATATAGAGTAACCCTGTCACCAAACAGATTTTACCTGGTTTATGTAAGAAGCACAAGCTAATAGTACTTCATATTAGTGCTCAGATAGCTATAGCTGTTAGTTGAAATTTTAGTATTACGCTAAAGTATCTTGGAGGGTAAAAAATCTCTcagaatttcaaattttttaaattcaaaattttgatttgaaactagcaaactgtaacaaaatttgcatagtttaaaattttgacttaatagttttgtaagaaaaTGGAAATGGCATTTGATGCAGGCTAATTGTATGTACTCAATAAAAGTACATTTTTGCAAAAAGCTTTGCGCAATTTTGGTGATTTTTAAATTAGGGCTTGAACAATCAGTGTTTTTTGTACAAGAATATATTACCTTAGAGGAATTGATAAAATTGTGAAATGTGGATCGACGGCTGTATATTTTCCATTTATACTTCTTCATTAACAAAAACAGTTTGTTGTAGGTCAGTAAAACATGCTTTTGatttaatgaataaaaaaactatttttagtgTTAAGTTTCATTATATCTCGGATTGAGCAGTCAGAAAAACAACCATATTAGTTTTTAAGAATTTGTTTATTGAAAACATAGTTTAAACCTAATAAAATCAGGATCTtaataaactgaaaaataatttaGGTGTTGAGCTTTATCTGTATAGTTTCTAATGAGGCTGTATGTTGCTTAATTATATCCAAATGATTATCAACATTTTTGCTAAAGTCGACACGATTTGAGAATGTTGTATGAAATTTGGCAAAAGTTGTCTCAAGTAATTATTGGTATTATATTGGATTTGCAGCAGGCAGCTCTTTCGTGCAATGGGGAAGTCATGAATGCCCACAAAATGCAGACAATCTTTATCGAGGTAAGATGCTTTACTAACCAAGATGTAGGCTTCACAGTTTTTATACCTGTATATGATAGGTGTTGAAAAAGTTTTGCAAAGAAGTGGCACAACAGAATTAAAACAAACGTAAAAAGCGTTGCAGAACGTTTTTATGTTTCAAAAATAGGTTAAGTaacatattaataaataataagcaaataattactaactattAAATTTATTCATAGCTTTAAATAATTAATGCTAGACGTTTCCTTGCTGTAACATTATTTCTCTGGTTGAAATACTGCTAAAAGTAAAAAAGGATTAGGTGTTTACAGGTAGGGTGCTTTTGCATCATCTATGCATTATCCATCATTAATAAGATAACTTTCTGCTGCCAAAGTAATAAGTGGGAAAACCTGTGTGAGGCCGGCGGTCATAAAATTCCATTAA
This region includes:
- the LOC137407328 gene encoding short-chain collagen C4-like produces the protein MEKLNESGNPASLKVKKSKVCEIPSVCWSVLMFCIVLSSFIAFGIYMLQSMKSTKQEVESLQQEFDRFKLGSDYFNQQKQAVAESRVKRQSGSREGESARMELGRQPGSPDQPRAPEPTGIPGRHRGNFVCGPPGPRGPPGLPGQDGMDGTPGQPGRNGMDGRAGPPGEDGMIGLPGQPGAQGMTGAPGEPGLPGAPGVPGPDGPPGQPGLPGRSGDSGSSTGSSFVQWGSHECPQNADNLYRGYAAAANPGSGRGGSTELECLNLSPEWYASSVSNLNTQTKIVAAKFALGDFSGIFDEAADNSVIACAVCITTRAPAIMLPGRFNCSSGWIKEYDGYLMASSPLQDEVFFSSRNYCVDKNPDYFTGHNDANGMKLTFVQAGSCFGGLEPCNVYTENHLLACVVCSKLED